The sequence CCGAACTGTGGTCGGTCAAGGAAGGGATCATCCTTGGCAAGATCACCGGACCGGAACAGATTCCCTACAACCAATTCCTGATCTGGCGCGGCGGGGTGTTGAAGAATTTTGAAGTGCGGGCCACCATCCGCCAGGCCGGCAATAATTCGGGCATCCAATATCGCAGTGACGAATTAAAGAATGTCGGCCCGTGGGCGATTGGCGGTTACCAGTGCGACATTCACCCCAATCCTGCTTACAACGGCCAGCAGTACCATGAGCGCGGGCGCGGGATCATCTTCTTCAACGGCCAGAAAGGCGTGGTGGATGACAAGGGCCAGAAATACCTCCTCAGCCAGAAGGAACCGCTGAAGGTGGAGGTCGAACAGTGGCACGAATACACTGTGATTGCCGTGGGAAA is a genomic window of Verrucomicrobiota bacterium containing:
- a CDS encoding DUF1080 domain-containing protein, translated to MKLCKIVPSVLVAIAAFANVSLQSADEPGWRALFNGKDLTGWDGNPELWSVKEGIILGKITGPEQIPYNQFLIWRGGVLKNFEVRATIRQAGNNSGIQYRSDELKNVGPWAIGGYQCDIHPNPAYNGQQYHERGRGIIFFNGQKGVVDDKGQKYLLSQKEPLKVEVEQWHEYTVIAVGNKLTHKIDGQVVMEMTDHEVAKRALAGLLAIQIHRGPAMTVEIKEVRLKELPEGGVVTLAEEPLPADAKLVAPPKPRPAANKAKKKE